One Eriocheir sinensis breed Jianghai 21 unplaced genomic scaffold, ASM2467909v1 Scaffold523, whole genome shotgun sequence genomic region harbors:
- the LOC126992930 gene encoding palmitoyl-protein thioesterase ABHD10, mitochondrial-like isoform X4 yields MGGSMSGSRAKVLRSFALTHGLPFLSFDYTYLGSSVAEEHCEPWNLISLWLDDARHMLRLARGRRLVLVGFSIGVTVALQLALGHPERVCGLVLCSPVFNITQILPPRHRRCPLIWIISMFLRCKLSVQHMRKFLRDAAQYKFTLRPDAVPVTCPVRIVQGMQDIFPYTNAIVLGEALAASDVTVTLVKAADHYLLDHGSLDAVTRGVACILATL; encoded by the exons ATGGGAGGCAGCATGAGTGGCAGTCGGGCCAAGGTTCTGCGCTCGTTCGCCCTGACACACGGCCTGCCATTTCTTAG CTTTGACTACACGTATTTGGGATCATCTGTGGCCGAGGAACACTGTGAGCCGTGGAACCTGATCTCGCTATGGCTGGACGACGCGAGACACATGCTGCGGCTTGCTCGTGGGAGGCGGTTGGTGCTCGTAGGCTTCTCCATCGGCGTCACG GTGGCGCTACAGCTCGCCCTGGGGCATCCCGAACGGGTGTGTGGCCTGGTGCTGTGTTCGCCCGTGTTCAACATCACGCAGATCCTCCCTCCGCGGCACAGGCGATGCCCCTTGATCTGGATTATCTCCATGTTCCTGAGGTGCAAGCTCTCGGTACAGCACATGCGCAAGTTTCTTCGCGACGCTGCGCAGTACAAGTTCACCCTCAGGCCCGACGCTGTGCCCGTGACCTGCCCTGTGAGAATCGTCCAAggcatgcag GACATCTTCCCGTACACGAACGCCATCGTGCTGGGGGAGGCGCTGGCGGCCTCGGACGTGACAGTGACGCTGGTGAAGGCGGCGGACCACTACCTCCTGGACCACGGCAGCCTGGACGCTGTGACCCGCGGCGTGGCCTGCATCCTGGCCacgctgtga
- the LOC126992930 gene encoding palmitoyl-protein thioesterase ABHD10, mitochondrial-like isoform X2 yields the protein MPEDVKHSNDPCVLDVREEMIDNQFGRRAVRYHCSAGSGGAAVGLFLVPGMGGSMSGSRAKVLRSFALTHGLPFLSFDYTYLGSSVAEEHCEPWNLISLWLDDARHMLRLARGRRLVLVGFSIGVTVALQLALGHPERVCGLVLCSPVFNITQILPPRHRRCPLIWIISMFLRCKLSVQHMRKFLRDAAQYKFTLRPDAVPVTCPVRIVQGMQDIFPYTNAIVLGEALAASDVTVTLVKAADHYLLDHGSLDAVTRGVACILATL from the exons ATGCCTGAAGATGTGAAGCACTCAAATGACCCCTGTGTGTTGGACGTGCGGGAAGAAATG ATAGACAACCAGTTCGGGCGCCGCGCGGTGAGGTACCATTGTTCAGCGGGCAGCGGCGGGGCAGCGGTGGGCCTCTTCCTGGTGCCCGGCATGGGAGGCAGCATGAGTGGCAGTCGGGCCAAGGTTCTGCGCTCGTTCGCCCTGACACACGGCCTGCCATTTCTTAG CTTTGACTACACGTATTTGGGATCATCTGTGGCCGAGGAACACTGTGAGCCGTGGAACCTGATCTCGCTATGGCTGGACGACGCGAGACACATGCTGCGGCTTGCTCGTGGGAGGCGGTTGGTGCTCGTAGGCTTCTCCATCGGCGTCACG GTGGCGCTACAGCTCGCCCTGGGGCATCCCGAACGGGTGTGTGGCCTGGTGCTGTGTTCGCCCGTGTTCAACATCACGCAGATCCTCCCTCCGCGGCACAGGCGATGCCCCTTGATCTGGATTATCTCCATGTTCCTGAGGTGCAAGCTCTCGGTACAGCACATGCGCAAGTTTCTTCGCGACGCTGCGCAGTACAAGTTCACCCTCAGGCCCGACGCTGTGCCCGTGACCTGCCCTGTGAGAATCGTCCAAggcatgcag GACATCTTCCCGTACACGAACGCCATCGTGCTGGGGGAGGCGCTGGCGGCCTCGGACGTGACAGTGACGCTGGTGAAGGCGGCGGACCACTACCTCCTGGACCACGGCAGCCTGGACGCTGTGACCCGCGGCGTGGCCTGCATCCTGGCCacgctgtga